One window of the Candidatus Microbacterium colombiense genome contains the following:
- a CDS encoding ketose-bisphosphate aldolase — protein MALQTLRAALADAEAGGYAVGAFNVSSIDQAIAVLDAAEAERSPVIVQSIAGMSAYDDESRWWTRLRGIVEEYTDVPTVLHLDHGRTYGDCVRAIDHGFTSVMIDASRATDTDEPASFDDNVALTRRVVDTATPAGVSVEGELGTIGGAEAGVSGILEEIVFADPDQAVAFVGQTGVDALAVAVGTSHGSVKFTDAAGGQRLRLELIAEIKSRLPETFLVLHGSSSVPAEAVTVINAHGGEVRPSYGISPEQKSHGVAAGIRKINQGTDSHLAWSAALRRFLQENPAVVEPSEQLRPAIGGFRDMVALRMHEFGSAGRA, from the coding sequence ATGGCACTTCAGACACTGCGGGCCGCGCTCGCCGATGCGGAAGCCGGCGGATACGCCGTCGGCGCGTTCAACGTCTCGAGCATCGACCAGGCCATCGCGGTGCTGGATGCGGCCGAGGCGGAGAGATCGCCCGTGATCGTGCAGTCGATCGCCGGGATGTCGGCCTACGACGACGAGTCGCGCTGGTGGACGAGACTCCGCGGCATCGTCGAGGAGTACACCGATGTCCCGACCGTGCTGCATCTCGACCACGGGCGCACCTACGGCGACTGCGTGCGAGCGATCGACCACGGCTTCACGAGCGTCATGATCGACGCGAGCCGGGCGACCGACACCGACGAACCCGCGTCGTTCGATGACAACGTGGCCCTGACCCGTCGCGTCGTCGACACCGCGACCCCGGCCGGCGTGAGCGTCGAGGGAGAACTGGGCACGATCGGCGGGGCCGAGGCCGGAGTCAGCGGCATCCTCGAGGAGATCGTGTTCGCCGACCCCGATCAGGCGGTCGCGTTCGTCGGCCAGACCGGGGTCGACGCTCTCGCGGTGGCGGTCGGCACGAGCCACGGTTCGGTCAAGTTCACGGATGCCGCGGGCGGACAGCGCCTGCGCCTCGAACTCATCGCCGAGATCAAGAGTCGCCTGCCCGAGACGTTCCTGGTGCTGCACGGGTCGTCGTCCGTGCCGGCGGAGGCTGTGACCGTGATCAACGCGCATGGGGGAGAGGTGCGCCCGTCGTACGGCATCTCGCCCGAGCAGAAGTCGCACGGCGTCGCCGCCGGCATCCGCAAGATCAATCAGGGCACCGATTCGCACCTGGCGTGGAGTGCGGCGCTGCGGCGATTCCTGCAGGAGAACCCGGCCGTGGTCGAGCCCAGTGAGCAGCTGCGCCCGGCGATCGGCGGATTCCGCGACATGGTCGCGCTGCGCATGCACGAGTTCGGTTCGGCAGGGCGCGCGTGA
- a CDS encoding FGGY family carbohydrate kinase produces the protein MSVIGLDLGTSGVRAVAFAVDGTVRGAASAPLTLLRDGHGRVELEAEEIILAAEDVVRRAAREALAAGDPVQAIGFSVLGEAVVPIDAAGEPLARVVVSMDTRGAQPAARLGEVLGDGRFTAITGQPLHGMFSLFKIMAGDDAWAVASGYRCVGDLVAERWSGIAAIDLGQAARTGILDVEHGEWSTEIIDAAAASAPWVRIDALPVPVASGSVIGALTADAATRLGIAQGTPLVAGTHDQAAAFLGAGGEAGVRAVIALGSSDCLTVGTPRRPDGLGSTGFASYRVDDDLWVTLAGTAAGGWALEWLAGLLGRGVGEVFAALAETPPALLVLPYLAGSGTLDNDPSARGTIHGLTLDTTVPELARAVVEAAGFEFHKIIAAFSAHGVDVPDLRVTGAGADNTAALAARAAAAGARLTPVGRDASARGAAMLALRGIGGDPRALRLEPGIPTPAIDESFADWYSGQRSAYVALYEATRALNPHLTSRPQPQHDPSPHDPSHIRRRT, from the coding sequence ATGAGCGTCATCGGGCTGGACCTCGGTACCAGCGGCGTGCGGGCTGTCGCGTTCGCGGTCGACGGCACGGTGCGCGGAGCGGCCTCGGCGCCGCTGACGCTGCTGCGCGACGGACACGGTCGGGTGGAGCTCGAGGCGGAGGAGATCATCCTCGCGGCAGAAGATGTGGTGCGTCGCGCCGCCCGCGAGGCACTCGCCGCGGGCGACCCCGTGCAGGCGATCGGCTTCAGCGTGCTCGGGGAGGCCGTCGTGCCGATCGATGCCGCCGGCGAGCCGCTCGCCCGCGTCGTCGTGAGCATGGACACCCGCGGCGCGCAGCCCGCCGCGCGCCTGGGGGAGGTGCTGGGCGACGGCCGCTTCACGGCGATCACCGGGCAGCCGCTGCACGGCATGTTCTCCCTCTTCAAGATCATGGCAGGCGACGACGCCTGGGCTGTCGCCTCCGGCTACCGCTGCGTCGGAGATCTGGTGGCCGAGCGGTGGAGCGGGATCGCCGCGATCGATCTCGGGCAGGCCGCCCGCACCGGCATCCTCGACGTCGAGCACGGCGAGTGGAGCACGGAGATCATCGATGCGGCCGCGGCATCCGCCCCCTGGGTACGGATCGACGCTCTGCCTGTGCCCGTCGCATCCGGCAGTGTGATCGGCGCGCTGACGGCGGATGCGGCGACGCGCCTCGGCATCGCCCAGGGGACGCCGCTCGTCGCCGGAACCCACGACCAGGCCGCTGCCTTCCTCGGCGCGGGAGGCGAGGCCGGCGTGCGTGCGGTGATCGCACTCGGCTCGAGTGACTGCCTCACGGTCGGCACCCCACGGCGACCCGACGGGCTCGGCTCCACCGGGTTCGCGAGCTATCGCGTCGACGACGATCTGTGGGTGACGCTCGCCGGCACCGCCGCGGGCGGGTGGGCGCTGGAATGGCTCGCCGGTCTGCTCGGGCGGGGCGTCGGCGAGGTGTTCGCGGCGCTCGCCGAGACGCCGCCCGCGCTGCTCGTGCTGCCGTACCTGGCCGGCTCCGGCACGCTCGACAACGACCCCTCCGCGCGCGGCACCATCCACGGACTGACGCTCGACACCACGGTGCCCGAACTCGCCCGCGCGGTGGTCGAGGCGGCGGGCTTCGAGTTCCACAAGATCATCGCCGCGTTCAGCGCGCACGGCGTCGACGTGCCCGACCTGCGCGTCACCGGAGCCGGGGCCGACAACACCGCAGCGCTCGCCGCGAGGGCGGCGGCGGCGGGCGCGCGGCTCACCCCCGTCGGACGCGATGCCTCCGCTCGCGGGGCCGCGATGCTCGCGCTCCGCGGGATCGGCGGGGACCCGCGCGCGCTCAGGCTCGAGCCCGGCATCCCGACGCCCGCCATCGATGAGTCCTTCGCCGACTGGTACTCCGGCCAGCGCTCCGCCTATGTCGCCCTGTACGAGGCGACGCGCGCCCTCAACCCGCACCTGACCTCACGACCTCAGCCACAACACGACCCCAGCCCTCACGACCCCAGCCACATCAGAAGGAGAACATGA
- a CDS encoding sugar ABC transporter permease, producing MKILTRERLVGLAFLAPTLILFGVFVVYPIFYNVQASTLQWDGVNVGTAVGIDNYLELFQDPTFLITLRNSAFWIVLTIIPQGVIGFLLAVALNQGLRGSTIYRAIFFIPAILSPVVVGIVWQRILDPFNGVLTEIGKATGLTFLGGNYLADPQTAIFAVIFVNVWMWTGFSMLFYLAGLQLIDPSLMEAARIDGASGFQTMVRITFPLLKTTTLSLVLLGIIGSLKTFELVYVLTQGGPNHASEMLPTFAFLEAFQLQNVGYASAISVVLLVIAVVSSLSMVRVFGAGFITGDEK from the coding sequence ATGAAGATCCTGACAAGAGAGAGGCTGGTGGGACTGGCCTTCCTGGCCCCGACTCTCATCCTCTTCGGCGTCTTCGTCGTCTATCCCATCTTCTACAACGTGCAGGCGAGCACGCTGCAGTGGGATGGTGTGAACGTCGGGACCGCCGTCGGGATCGACAACTACCTGGAGCTCTTCCAGGACCCGACGTTCCTCATCACCCTGCGCAACTCCGCCTTCTGGATCGTGCTGACGATCATTCCGCAGGGGGTGATCGGCTTCCTCCTCGCCGTGGCGCTGAACCAGGGACTGCGCGGCAGCACGATCTATCGGGCGATCTTCTTCATCCCGGCGATCCTCTCGCCGGTCGTGGTGGGCATCGTCTGGCAGCGCATCCTCGACCCGTTCAACGGGGTGCTCACGGAGATCGGCAAGGCGACCGGGCTCACCTTCCTCGGCGGCAACTATCTGGCCGACCCGCAGACGGCGATCTTCGCGGTGATCTTCGTGAACGTGTGGATGTGGACCGGGTTCTCGATGCTCTTCTACCTCGCCGGTTTGCAGCTGATCGACCCGAGCCTCATGGAGGCCGCGCGCATCGACGGCGCGAGCGGCTTCCAGACCATGGTGCGCATCACGTTCCCGCTGCTGAAGACGACGACACTCTCACTCGTGCTGCTCGGGATCATCGGCTCGCTCAAGACCTTCGAGCTCGTGTACGTGCTCACGCAGGGCGGTCCCAACCACGCCTCGGAGATGCTGCCGACCTTCGCGTTCCTCGAAGCGTTCCAGTTGCAGAACGTGGGCTACGCCTCGGCGATCAGCGTGGTGCTGCTCGTGATCGCGGTCGTGAGCTCGCTCTCGATGGTGCGGGTCTTCGGTGCCGGATTCATCACAGGAGACGAGAAATGA
- a CDS encoding dihydrodipicolinate synthase family protein, protein MVNSTGSVLGERLFTAAVTPMHADESVDHTALSAMLDGDIRRGVEGLYVCGSSGEGVLLSEAERIAVAETAVAASAGRVPVVAHVGAMSTGEAIRIAAAAKDAGVGAISMIPPLYYGYSTPDVVRHFRAVIDAVDLPFVLYNIPQFTGRDISEGGFDELLALPQVVGVKHTSRNLYGAERIIRRYPEVTLVNGFDEFYLPALSIGARGAIGTTVSLQIELFLSLRRRFAAGDLDGARAVQVRINDTVEGMVEVGVFGAAKYLGGRLSVPLGDCRAPLPALDADGCARLDDVFARLHEHIAVTAEEDARAA, encoded by the coding sequence ATGGTGAACTCCACGGGTTCCGTCCTCGGCGAGCGGCTGTTCACCGCTGCGGTCACCCCGATGCACGCAGACGAGAGCGTCGACCACACCGCGCTCTCCGCCATGCTCGACGGCGACATCCGCCGCGGAGTCGAAGGGCTCTACGTGTGCGGGTCATCGGGCGAGGGCGTGCTGCTCTCCGAGGCCGAGCGCATCGCCGTCGCCGAGACCGCGGTGGCGGCATCTGCCGGGCGCGTGCCCGTGGTCGCTCACGTCGGGGCCATGTCGACGGGCGAGGCGATCCGCATCGCCGCGGCGGCGAAGGACGCAGGAGTCGGCGCGATCTCGATGATCCCGCCGCTGTACTACGGCTACTCGACGCCCGACGTGGTGCGGCACTTCCGCGCCGTGATCGACGCGGTCGACCTGCCGTTCGTGCTCTACAACATCCCGCAGTTCACCGGGCGCGACATCTCCGAGGGCGGCTTCGACGAGCTGCTCGCGCTGCCGCAGGTCGTGGGCGTCAAGCACACCTCGCGCAACCTCTACGGGGCCGAACGCATCATCCGCCGCTACCCCGAGGTCACACTCGTGAACGGCTTCGACGAGTTCTATCTGCCGGCGCTGTCGATCGGCGCGCGCGGGGCGATCGGCACGACGGTGAGCCTGCAGATCGAGCTGTTCCTCTCGCTGCGGCGTCGATTCGCCGCCGGTGACCTCGACGGGGCGCGTGCGGTGCAGGTGCGCATCAACGACACGGTCGAGGGCATGGTCGAGGTGGGTGTCTTCGGTGCGGCCAAGTATCTCGGCGGACGCCTGTCCGTGCCGTTGGGAGACTGCCGCGCCCCACTGCCCGCGCTGGATGCCGACGGGTGCGCGCGCCTCGACGACGTGTTCGCCCGACTGCATGAGCACATCGCTGTGACGGCCGAGGAGGATGCTCGCGCCGCCTGA
- a CDS encoding sugar ABC transporter permease, which produces MATSTLEAPRSTPRAAPPKKPRGSGAVSRFIERNGAYLFLFPAIVYLAIFTVFPLIRGLLLSFTATKLVNPAGGRPVGVENYEYLLSSDKFWTSVATTLLYTLFTVVFSVSIGTAGALLLNTAFKGRGIIRAIATIPWAVPTVAAALIFVWIYNNEQGILNRTTSALGMGQHGWLVDPQYGLFAVTLATVWKLTPLVMLVMLSALQSVPQELREATWVDGATRFQSFLAVTLPHLMPTVRVITLLMTIWSIRRFEIIFLITGGGPLDVTNTLVVNVYRTAFQDQNLGRAAAIGALGLVLSLLVTVVYFIVEQIQERQESQR; this is translated from the coding sequence ATGGCCACCAGCACTCTCGAGGCGCCGCGATCGACGCCTCGCGCTGCGCCACCGAAGAAGCCGCGAGGCAGTGGAGCGGTCTCACGCTTCATCGAGCGCAACGGCGCCTACCTCTTCCTCTTCCCCGCGATCGTGTACCTCGCGATCTTCACCGTCTTCCCGCTCATTCGCGGACTCCTGCTCTCGTTCACCGCGACCAAGCTCGTGAACCCGGCCGGTGGCCGACCGGTCGGTGTCGAGAACTACGAATACCTGCTCTCGAGCGACAAGTTCTGGACCTCGGTCGCCACGACCCTGCTCTACACGCTGTTCACCGTGGTCTTCTCGGTGAGCATCGGCACCGCGGGCGCCCTGCTGCTGAACACCGCGTTCAAGGGGCGCGGCATCATCCGCGCGATCGCCACGATCCCGTGGGCCGTGCCGACCGTGGCCGCCGCCCTGATCTTCGTCTGGATCTACAACAACGAGCAGGGCATCCTCAACCGCACCACCTCCGCGCTCGGCATGGGCCAGCACGGCTGGTTGGTGGATCCGCAGTACGGACTGTTCGCCGTGACGCTCGCCACCGTGTGGAAGCTCACCCCGCTCGTGATGCTCGTCATGCTGAGCGCCCTGCAGAGCGTGCCGCAGGAGCTGCGCGAGGCGACCTGGGTCGACGGCGCCACGCGGTTCCAGTCCTTCCTCGCGGTCACCCTGCCGCACCTGATGCCCACCGTGCGCGTGATCACCCTGCTCATGACCATCTGGTCGATCCGCCGCTTCGAGATCATCTTCCTCATCACCGGCGGTGGTCCGCTGGATGTGACCAACACGCTCGTCGTCAACGTGTATCGCACCGCCTTCCAGGATCAGAACCTGGGTCGCGCGGCCGCGATCGGCGCCCTCGGGCTCGTGCTGTCGCTGTTGGTCACGGTCGTCTACTTCATCGTCGAGCAGATCCAGGAACGTCAGGAGAGCCAGCGATGA
- a CDS encoding sugar ABC transporter substrate-binding protein yields the protein MKLNHAHPSRRARALRITGIAAVAAIALAGCSASGDAGAGGDAGGELTFSNWQFLEDGKGPIIWDAVKDYTGPNDNIELTKVEIPFANYADKLSTELGAGGGPDVMVLQDSQFASLVDAGVLEPLDDIADELGDSLNNTNEAGFFQDGQYGFNWERPTYNTVIYNKDVFAELGLEVPTTFDEFLTTAETIKSELGIAGFAGRHQTAEIDGWTLEMANWIYGFGGELSDGKKLTIDKAENVEAVEAFLETFESGVAPIGDDASTFRAKFGQGQVGMMFENSGVATTITSNPDNVVNGENMGAAPLPLANAGSNSQLIIAVNANSKNKEAAKDFVRWVLGEEGQTAIRAGLGASAMATDVEPDADFLAKNPWATQFLEAAKTSKSTLVEGFETESKPIWREVLTAVEDLRVNGGDVKSKLADVQKTLEAELG from the coding sequence GTGAAGTTGAACCACGCACACCCGTCCCGCCGTGCACGCGCGCTGCGGATCACCGGCATCGCCGCCGTGGCCGCCATCGCGCTCGCCGGGTGCTCGGCATCCGGAGACGCGGGCGCCGGGGGAGACGCCGGCGGAGAACTCACGTTCTCGAACTGGCAGTTCCTCGAAGACGGCAAGGGCCCGATCATCTGGGATGCCGTCAAGGACTACACCGGCCCCAACGACAACATCGAGCTCACCAAGGTCGAGATCCCCTTCGCCAACTACGCCGACAAGCTCAGCACCGAGCTCGGCGCGGGCGGCGGGCCCGACGTGATGGTGCTGCAGGACAGCCAGTTCGCCTCGCTGGTGGATGCCGGAGTTCTGGAGCCGCTCGACGACATCGCCGACGAACTCGGCGACTCGCTCAACAACACCAACGAGGCGGGCTTCTTCCAGGACGGCCAGTACGGCTTCAACTGGGAGCGCCCGACCTACAACACGGTCATCTACAACAAGGACGTCTTCGCCGAGCTCGGCCTCGAGGTGCCGACCACGTTCGATGAGTTCCTCACCACGGCCGAGACGATCAAGAGCGAGCTCGGGATCGCCGGCTTCGCGGGCCGTCACCAGACCGCAGAGATCGACGGCTGGACGCTCGAGATGGCGAACTGGATCTACGGATTCGGCGGCGAGCTCAGCGACGGCAAGAAGCTGACCATCGACAAGGCCGAGAACGTCGAGGCCGTCGAGGCCTTCCTCGAGACGTTCGAGTCGGGTGTCGCGCCGATCGGCGATGACGCCTCCACCTTCCGCGCCAAGTTCGGTCAGGGGCAGGTCGGGATGATGTTCGAGAACTCGGGCGTCGCGACCACGATCACCAGCAACCCGGACAACGTCGTGAACGGCGAGAACATGGGCGCGGCCCCGCTTCCGCTCGCGAACGCCGGGTCGAACTCGCAGCTCATCATCGCCGTCAACGCGAACAGCAAGAACAAGGAAGCGGCGAAGGACTTCGTCCGCTGGGTGCTGGGCGAGGAAGGACAGACCGCGATCCGCGCCGGTCTCGGAGCCTCCGCCATGGCCACCGACGTCGAGCCCGACGCCGACTTCCTGGCGAAGAACCCGTGGGCCACGCAGTTCCTCGAGGCCGCCAAGACCTCGAAGTCGACGCTGGTCGAAGGCTTCGAGACCGAGAGCAAGCCGATCTGGCGCGAGGTGCTGACCGCGGTCGAGGATCTGCGGGTCAACGGCGGCGATGTGAAGAGCAAGCTCGCCGACGTGCAGAAGACGCTCGAAGCCGAACTCGGCTGA
- a CDS encoding DeoR/GlpR family DNA-binding transcription regulator, whose protein sequence is MPEWSQTVPAAVRREQIVSIIERQGFARVQELSRALSVSEVTVRSDLDLLAEENIIQRVHGGAMSGIKSTAHSPDYERALTRAVTEKRRIGNAAAALVESEMAILLDAGTTTLALARALRAREDLRGVVVFTNSLTIALELGVSEPHHITVVVTGGTVSYKQRSLIDPLGDMFLGSVHSDLCFIGCNGVSVTGFTNSSLPEVTMKRRYLDSAARRIVLADSSKIGKSQMIQVAPLDRIDTLVTGIEAPPAELEALREAGLTIELA, encoded by the coding sequence ATGCCAGAGTGGTCGCAGACGGTCCCCGCCGCGGTGCGGCGTGAGCAGATCGTCTCGATCATCGAGCGCCAGGGGTTCGCGCGCGTGCAGGAGCTGAGCCGTGCGCTCAGCGTCTCCGAGGTCACGGTGCGCAGCGACCTCGATCTGCTCGCCGAGGAGAACATCATCCAGCGCGTGCACGGCGGGGCGATGTCGGGCATCAAGTCGACCGCGCATTCCCCCGACTACGAGCGCGCTCTCACCCGCGCGGTCACCGAGAAGCGGCGCATCGGCAATGCGGCGGCGGCCCTCGTCGAGAGCGAGATGGCGATCCTGCTCGATGCCGGCACGACCACGCTCGCGCTCGCGCGCGCACTGCGGGCGCGCGAGGATCTGCGCGGCGTCGTGGTGTTCACGAACTCGCTCACGATCGCGCTCGAGCTCGGGGTGTCCGAGCCCCACCACATCACGGTCGTGGTCACCGGGGGCACCGTGAGCTACAAGCAGCGGTCGCTGATCGATCCGCTCGGCGACATGTTCCTCGGATCGGTGCACAGCGACCTGTGCTTCATCGGATGCAACGGCGTCTCGGTCACCGGCTTCACGAACTCGAGCCTGCCCGAGGTCACGATGAAGCGGCGCTACCTGGACTCGGCCGCGCGACGGATCGTGCTCGCCGACAGCTCCAAGATCGGCAAGAGCCAGATGATCCAGGTCGCGCCGCTCGATCGCATCGACACCCTCGTGACAGGCATCGAAGCGCCCCCAGCCGAGCTGGAGGCGCTTCGAGAGGCCGGTCTGACGATCGAGCTCGCCTGA
- a CDS encoding carbohydrate ABC transporter permease: MTAMNETRNLIVPKEAAKTRSRHGAPGRRVGWLHFVLVPLSVLWLVPIIMTIGLSMMPSNNPSTQLFGIFPEEFSLKNYLTIWDQNPILLHLLNSLLITVPSVLLVCLLGSMTAFALARLRVPLKALIFGILILALILPMSSIVVATFRILQSMQLYNNLLGLVLVYTALGLPFAVIIIRTSYLAIPLETYEAARLDGASAWQIFWRIYLPLGKPALAVVAVWQTMMSWNDFLLPLVTLGDNALKPLTLVPLAYRGMYLSQPGALFAILVLISIPVVLLFLFIQKYLVNGLSGAIK; this comes from the coding sequence ATGACCGCGATGAACGAGACCCGCAACCTGATCGTCCCGAAGGAAGCGGCGAAGACCCGCTCGCGTCATGGCGCACCGGGCCGCCGCGTGGGCTGGCTGCACTTCGTGCTCGTGCCACTCTCCGTGCTCTGGCTGGTGCCGATCATCATGACCATCGGGCTGTCGATGATGCCGTCGAACAACCCGAGCACGCAGCTGTTCGGCATCTTCCCCGAAGAGTTCAGCCTCAAGAACTACCTGACGATCTGGGATCAGAATCCGATCCTGCTGCATCTCCTCAACAGCCTGCTGATCACCGTGCCCTCCGTGCTGCTCGTGTGCCTTCTCGGATCGATGACCGCCTTCGCACTGGCCCGGTTGCGGGTGCCGCTCAAGGCGCTCATCTTCGGCATCCTGATCCTGGCGTTGATCCTTCCGATGTCGAGCATCGTCGTGGCGACGTTCCGCATCCTGCAGTCGATGCAGCTGTACAACAACCTGCTCGGACTCGTGCTGGTGTACACCGCGCTCGGGCTGCCGTTCGCCGTGATCATCATCCGCACCTCGTACCTCGCGATCCCGCTCGAGACCTACGAGGCCGCGCGCCTCGACGGAGCGAGCGCGTGGCAGATCTTCTGGCGCATCTACCTGCCGTTGGGTAAACCGGCCCTCGCGGTGGTCGCGGTGTGGCAGACGATGATGAGCTGGAACGACTTCCTGCTGCCGCTCGTGACGCTCGGCGACAACGCGCTCAAGCCGCTCACCCTCGTGCCGCTCGCGTATCGCGGAATGTACCTCTCGCAACCAGGCGCACTCTTCGCGATCCTGGTGCTGATCTCGATCCCCGTCGTGCTGCTGTTCCTCTTCATCCAGAAGTATCTGGTGAACGGCCTCTCGGGGGCGATCAAATGA
- a CDS encoding SDR family oxidoreductase: MSEVLDPLFSVRDKVVVVTGGFGQIGAEFVRSLHARGARVAITSRSEVADPAARLGLDDPEGRLLAVAMDITDQASVDAGFDQVIATWGVPTVVVNNAGLDTQPSAPPEVSGPFEEFPVEVFREVVDTNLVGTFLVTQAAGRRMRDAGVGGSIVNVGSIYGMVSPVQDIYAYKAEDTGIPFIKPVAYSAAKSGLYNLTRYCATYWGRAGIRVNTLTPSGVRRDTQDAKFQANYIERMPIGRMAEADEYNGALVFLASDASAYMTGSNVVVDGGWTAW, encoded by the coding sequence ATGTCTGAAGTACTCGATCCGCTGTTCTCCGTGCGCGACAAGGTGGTCGTCGTGACCGGCGGCTTCGGCCAGATCGGCGCGGAGTTCGTCCGCTCGCTGCACGCACGCGGCGCACGCGTGGCCATCACCTCCCGCAGCGAGGTGGCCGACCCGGCCGCGCGGCTGGGGCTGGACGACCCTGAGGGCCGGCTGCTCGCGGTCGCGATGGACATCACCGACCAGGCGAGTGTGGATGCCGGCTTCGATCAGGTCATCGCGACCTGGGGCGTACCGACCGTGGTCGTGAACAACGCCGGGCTCGACACGCAGCCCAGCGCGCCGCCCGAGGTCTCCGGCCCCTTCGAGGAGTTCCCTGTCGAGGTGTTCCGCGAGGTCGTCGACACCAACCTCGTCGGCACCTTCCTCGTCACGCAGGCCGCGGGACGGCGGATGCGGGACGCCGGGGTCGGGGGATCGATCGTGAACGTGGGCTCGATCTACGGCATGGTCTCGCCGGTGCAGGACATCTACGCGTACAAAGCCGAGGACACCGGCATCCCGTTCATCAAGCCGGTCGCGTACTCCGCGGCCAAGTCGGGTCTGTACAACCTCACCCGGTACTGCGCCACCTACTGGGGGCGCGCCGGCATCCGCGTCAACACGCTCACTCCCTCCGGCGTGCGCCGTGACACGCAGGACGCGAAGTTCCAGGCGAACTACATCGAGCGCATGCCGATCGGCCGAATGGCGGAGGCCGACGAGTACAACGGCGCGCTGGTGTTCCTCGCCTCCGACGCCTCGGCGTACATGACCGGGTCGAACGTGGTCGTCGACGGAGGGTGGACCGCATGGTGA
- a CDS encoding class II aldolase/adducin family protein — MTETTLQVDFDLATAKQEILDYCLRSMEYGLNFNTQGNISIRVPGVEDRFLITPTDLEYDKMTADDIVLVNGDSELIDGRLGPSSEVTVHMAVYKRRPDVNAIVHSEPVYSNVWGVVGSPILGTLVNMVIYTKGDVPIMPFELSNNTEFGEHMCDAMGDLNAVVWANHGLLTVGPNLRDAFKTSVAVESAAKVQAYARALTDTPIVLDYDTLGITESL, encoded by the coding sequence ATGACCGAGACCACGCTGCAGGTCGACTTCGATCTCGCCACCGCGAAGCAGGAGATCCTCGACTACTGCCTGCGATCGATGGAGTACGGCCTCAACTTCAACACGCAGGGCAACATCAGCATCCGCGTGCCCGGCGTCGAGGACCGATTCCTGATCACCCCGACCGACCTCGAGTACGACAAGATGACGGCCGACGACATCGTGCTGGTCAACGGCGACAGTGAGCTGATCGACGGGCGCCTCGGACCGTCCAGCGAGGTCACGGTGCACATGGCCGTGTACAAGCGCCGCCCCGACGTCAACGCGATCGTGCACTCCGAGCCCGTCTACTCCAACGTGTGGGGCGTCGTGGGATCGCCGATCCTGGGCACGCTGGTCAACATGGTGATCTACACCAAGGGCGACGTGCCGATCATGCCGTTCGAGCTCAGCAACAACACCGAGTTCGGCGAGCACATGTGCGACGCGATGGGCGACCTGAACGCCGTCGTCTGGGCGAACCACGGCCTGCTCACGGTCGGTCCGAATCTGCGCGACGCCTTCAAGACGAGCGTCGCCGTGGAGTCCGCTGCGAAGGTGCAGGCGTACGCCCGTGCCCTCACCGACACCCCGATCGTGCTCGACTACGACACGCTCGGCATCACCGAGTCGCTCTGA
- a CDS encoding carbohydrate ABC transporter permease has product MTTERITIDLPRRRGIAARVGSLGKAALITLLVVFAGFPVYWMLSTSLGTESSLYGGSQPLVPELQNIGQWGGFLADIPIFRWLGNSFVIAAGTTILSLVLATMAAYALSRYRFHGRGVAGFIFFSTQMLPEALIIVPLYAIFAGAGLLNSHWGLVLADTAFVMPVAMFIIKSGIDKIPYEIEESARIDGCSRLRILTTIVLPLIMPSIAAAAVIAFFDGWNEFMFANTFISSSDLWPASVGLSSFLGQFYTPMNVVMFCALLFALPAIIFFLWAQRGIVSGLTAGSVKG; this is encoded by the coding sequence ATGACCACGGAACGCATCACCATCGATCTCCCGCGTCGCCGCGGGATCGCCGCCAGGGTCGGCAGCCTCGGCAAGGCCGCACTGATCACGCTGCTGGTCGTGTTCGCCGGCTTCCCCGTGTACTGGATGCTGTCGACCTCGCTCGGCACCGAGTCGTCGCTGTACGGCGGCAGCCAGCCGCTGGTCCCGGAGCTCCAGAACATCGGGCAGTGGGGCGGGTTCCTCGCCGACATCCCGATCTTCCGCTGGCTCGGTAACTCGTTCGTGATCGCGGCGGGCACCACGATCCTGAGCCTGGTGCTCGCGACCATGGCCGCGTACGCGCTCAGCCGCTACCGGTTCCACGGTCGCGGTGTCGCCGGATTCATCTTCTTCAGCACGCAGATGCTGCCCGAGGCGCTCATCATCGTGCCGCTGTACGCGATCTTCGCCGGCGCCGGGTTGCTGAACAGCCACTGGGGTCTCGTGCTCGCCGACACCGCGTTCGTGATGCCGGTCGCGATGTTCATCATCAAGAGCGGTATCGACAAGATCCCCTACGAGATCGAGGAGTCGGCCCGCATCGACGGATGCTCTCGCCTGCGCATCCTCACCACGATCGTGCTGCCGCTCATCATGCCGAGCATCGCGGCCGCCGCCGTCATCGCGTTCTTCGACGGCTGGAACGAGTTCATGTTCGCGAACACGTTCATCTCGTCGTCGGATCTGTGGCCGGCATCCGTGGGGCTGTCGTCGTTCCTCGGCCAGTTCTACACGCCCATGAACGTCGTGATGTTCTGTGCGCTGCTGTTCGCCCTCCCCGCGATCATCTTCTTCCTGTGGGCGCAGCGGGGCATCGTCTCCGGCCTCACCGCAGGATCCGTCAAGGGCTGA